ACGTGGAGGTGTTCCGTTCCACGCCTACTTTGTTGATGCAGCTTGGGCACCAAACAATGCCAAACAAGAGCAAGCTGACACACCACGTACAAGTTTGTTGGCGGCAATCATCGACTTACTTTGTGACTACGTTGATAAAAACCCAATCTGTAAAGCCCTATACCAACCTTTAGTTGATGCTTTAGTAAATATCGACAACTTTACTTGGGAAATAGATGCAAGAGATAAGGAAAGCATATGACAAATAAAACGACGTTACCAACGGCTGCGCTACCTGCTCGCATGAGCTTAATAGCAGATGAACTTGTGAATTTGGATATTGCCGTGCTTTCATTCCCTTTTGCTAAAGAGGTAGCAAAATTTCGCTATGAAATGGAGCGCGTACTATCTCGGAGCAAAAAACCTCCAGTTCCGCCACCATATCGTCAGTTGAATAATGCGTTGCTTGCCTGTGTGCCTACCTTAACGCACGGCTTTGAGTATTTTGAGGTAGAAAACTCTATTCCTGTGTTTCAAGCACTAGCTGTGGGAACGCCAGAAAATCCACTATTAACGCCTGCTCCTGATCGGATACAACAGTTAGTACAAATTTGGGACCAGAAGTGGACACAGCAATATCATAACAAAGGCAAAAAAGATGAAATAGATAGCGTCTGCGATCGCTTTTTAGAAACAGTAGAAGTCATGCCGACAAACTGGGAGTGGAAACGCATCAAGCCAGAAACACTGGTTCGCGATCTCAATGCAGAAAAGGGGCTTGGTTTTCAAGCAATTCCGAGTCTTCTAGCAACCCGACTTCATGGGCAGAAGTGCATTATTCGGTCTGGACGAAGGGAACAAGAAATCCAATGGCGTAAAGTACAAGGTGGCGGTTCCGACAATTACGTGATGCCTTTCTTCTTAAGGAAGAGGAGAATTTTCCAGAGCACATCCAAGTTTCACAACTCTGGATTAACAATTCAGATCTTCTAGGACCACTTGATAAAGCTGGGCTTACTCCCAAAGATGGCAAAGATTTTGATAAGCAAATGCGGAAGCAACATGAATCGAAGCGGGATTTATGGCGTCAGTTTCTACAGCAACATATTACTTCTCTTAGTCATCAAGAAACAGATCCTTATTGCTTTGCCATTATTGAAATTGGTCAGACTAAAAAGAAGGAATTTCTACCTCAACAAAATATCAAAGGAGCAGTCCGAGAAGCTTGCGTTTTGGAGAAGATTAACTCGCAAATGATACAGACGGTTAAACCAAAAACAACTGAGAAAGAAGACGACCAAGAAAACACGGAGCCTACTTACAGCAAACAGACAAAAGGGCGTGTTATGAACGCTGTGCTGGACGCAACATTACGTCAAGTAGGAGCGCTCTATGGACTACCATCTGAAGTTTATGCATCAGCAAACGTACCAGAAATTACTGCCCAAGAATTAGACGTTGTTGCTTTTTGTCGTCGAAAAATCAATCGCTATCCGCGTGACATCCACTATGCTCTTGCCGTTCGTTTACGTGCAACAGGTGAGGTGGATACACTCCTTCCTGGTGCGAGCGATTGGACTTCTTATACACAAGCAGGAATTGCTGTTGGAAAGTTATTTTCCGATGCACGCCGCGATCGCATTGAAGAAAACAAAAAGTGCGTTCAAAGTAGAATCCGGTTAAAAGGCATAGAGTTAGTGCAGTTTGTAGCAGACGTACTCACACAACATTTAGAAAGACCCACAATTGTGCTGATTGAAGCTGAAGGATGGCGTAACGAGCGCGGCGAAGACAATGATAGCAAGAACTGGTTTCAACTGAAGAATGAGTATCTACTGGCACAACGGGATGTCTTGAACTTTCATCATGTTCCCGGTCATAATTGCGAGTATACACGCGATAATAACCAATTAATTAACTTGTTGTCAGTGGTTCGTCTAAGAACCGGGAATGAGACGCCGCAGTATATCACTAATAGAAAAACTTGGGATGAAGATGCTCTATCTCGAGATTTTAAGCATTTAAGTGGTTTCTTAGACAAGACTGTACCAGAACTACTGCATTACTTCTCCGTGGGAGGGTTACCCAACACACAAAAAGGTCAGGACAGTAAAACTTCACGGGAACTTTATATGCTCGATTCTCAAGACGATGAGTACGGTGCAAATATTGCCTTCAAACATCAGCAAATGATGGAAATTGTACCATTTTTTGTCCGCCCAGATTTTCAGGCAGAAGAATATCTAAAAGTATTGTGCCGAGTGCCACACTATATGCGAATTTCACCAGCATGGTCAATGGGAAATATTCTTTACCCTTACCCAATGCATTTAGGCAAACAACTAATAGACGATTGCTTGTGCATTCTTGGTCTAGACGATTAACATTACCTTGGGGTCTGGCTTAAATACATATCTTAAGCCACTTAAGCTTTGTTTGGAAGGAGATTGAGTCAATACCCCCCAAGTAGTGGTTAGTGGTTAATTGTTAGTGGTATTTTTAAACAATTAACCACTAACAACTAACCACTAACTAACAACAATGAACGCTTTTCGAGTCGGTGTTGCGGGACCTGTGGGGTCGGGAAAAACAGCTTTAGTTGATGCTTTGTGTAAGGCAATGCGCGATCGCTATCAAATTGCGGTGGTGACTAATGATATTTATACTCAAGAAGATGCTCAATTTTTGGTTCGTTCTCAAGCTTTGGCAAGCGATCGCATTTTAGGAGTAGAAACAGGAGGTTGTCCTCACACCGCTATCAGGGAAGATGCTTCGATGAATTTGGCTGCGATCGAACAGTTGGAGATGCAGTTTTTGAACTTAGATTTGGTATTTTTGGAGAGTGGCGGAGATAATTTGGCAGCAACTTTCAGCCCAGAATTGGTAGATTTAACGATTTACGTTATAGATGTTGCTGCTGGTGATAAAATTCCCCGTAAAGGTGGTCCTGGAATTACTAAATCAGATCTGTTGGTCATCAATAAAATTGATTTAGCTCCCTATGTCGGTGCAGATTTAAGTGTGATGGAAAGGGATGCTAAAAAAATGCGTGGTGGTAAGCCTTTTGTTTTTACGAACTTGAAAACTCAAGAAGGTCTTGCAGAGATAATTCAATTTGTTGATATAAATATTGGTTAATATATTTTTCTAGATTTTTTTACTACATTTATAGGAGTTCGATTTGATTTTTGAAAAATTACTGAGCCTCACCAAACCACGGTATCTCCCAGATACAGGGTTTCTGTTCCGGCTTAGGAGAGCAGTATTGGGATTGCTATATGTATCTTCTGTAAGTAAGTGAATGTAGATGTAGCGAGCAAATATTTATCTACCACGAAATTTTAAAAACCCTTTATTGTTCTTGTTTGTTTCTTCATATTTTATTCAAAAGATTTTTTCTAATGTACTTAAATAATCAATCTACCCAATGACTGCTAATTTCATAGTAAGTCAGGCTTGAATAATATACTTTTTGAGGATTTAAATGCAAGTATCGTTGTCAGGGAAAACTACCGAACAGAGGCTACATCTTCATTATTTAGATGGCTGGCGTGGACTAGCAGCTTTGTACATCATGCTGATTCATATAAATCGGTACATGGGGGACGAACTCCCAGTCTTTTTCCTAATACTAGGAAAAGTTTTGCGATATGGGCATTTTGCTGTTGTCGTTTTCACTGTTCTTTCCGGCTACGTTTTAATGTTACCGATAGTTCGTTCGCAAAGTGGTTACTTATCAGGAGGATGGTTGACATATCTTAAGAAGCGATCGCGAAGAATTTTGCCACCTTACTATATAGCGCTTGGGTTTAGCATACTATTAGGAGTTTTCATAGTACAATTAGAAAATTTTTCCATTTTTTAATGGCATGAATCTCCTGAGTATGGAGAATTTCATCCAAGATTTTCTTTGAATGATGTATTCACTCATCTCTTACTCATTCATAATTTCAGTCGCAGTACACTTGGTTCTATTAATGCACCGATGTGGAGTGTTGCTGTTGAGTGGCAGATATATCTTCTATTTCCTCTATTATTGCTACCTGTTTGGAGGCGGTTCAATTTATTCTCAGTTGTTGTCGTTGCTTACTTAGTTGGCGTAGTACCATTCTATTTTGTGACAGGATTTGATGCAGTCCACTCCTGGTTTTTAGGCTTATTTGCTCTAGGAATGGCAGCCGCAGATATTGGATTTTCTCAGAAACCTACCTTCATCAAAATAAGAACATTTTTACCTTGGGATAAGTTGGCAATAATATTCGCTGTTGTTGCCTTCATAACAGAGTGGCAAAAACTAGGCTTGAATGAATGGATTAGCGATAGCTTTTGTGCGTTAGCAACTGCTTGTTTGCTAATTTACTGCACTAATTTCATTATGCTAGGAAAAAAGAGACCATTCGTTTTACGGTTCTTTGAAACTCGTTGGCTAGTTGCATTAGGGGGCTTTTCCTACAGTCTCTATCTCACTCATGGCGTGATAGTAACAGTGGTAGGTAATGTTTTGCTGAATCTTCAATTATCACCAGTTAGCTTTTTAACTATATTTTATTTAGTTGCTGTACCACTATCAGTACTAATGGCTTACTGGTTCTATTTATTATTTGAGCGGCCATTCATGTCTAATTTTTTGCAAAAAAATGTTAGTAGTTAGTGGTTAGTGGTTAGTAGTGTAGGACAGGCGTCTCGCCTGTCATCCTTAGTAGTTAGTAGTTTAGGAGTTGTTCGCGCTACTAGAAAAAATCTCCCTATGTAACGAAATGTAAAACTTCTAAATTCTGTTCTTAGTCGCTCTTTAGCGAAGACAGCGCAACTACAAACTAGTGACGATTATTTGCGCTGACTTACTTAAGTTTTAACAAAATATATTTAAGTCAAAATGTTTAAAAAAACTAGTTATCCCTAAATACAAGTGCCAGAATTGAAAAGATATTTATTAACCTAGCAACTGTATCTCTGAGCAGGAAAACAATGGCAACTTTTGAAGTTATAGAAAAAGAAGGCTTGCGCTTAGTCAAGGTTATTTTACAAAACGAAACAGTGCGAACGGAATCTGGCGCTTTGTACTATATGCGTGGCAACATTACCATGCAGTCTAAAACACCTTCAGCAGGTGGCTTTCTGAAATCTCTAGCAACTGGTGAAAATATTTTTCGCCCTACTTATACAGGGACTGGAGAGTTGTATTTAGAGCCTTCTTTATCTGGATTCCATATTATGGAATTGAATGGTACTGAATGGATTTTGGATAGTGGGGCTTATTGGGCAAGTGATGGTAATGTAGAGGTTGGCGTTGAGCGCAATAAGCTACTGTCTGGTTTGATTGGCGGTGAAGGCTTGTTTCAAACAAAAGTCAAAGGTAGGGGTCAAGTGGTTATGATGGCGCAAGGACCTGTAGAGGTAGTTCAATTACAAAATGACCGTTTGGTAGTTGATGGTAATTTTGCGATCGCCCGCACAAATACATTAAATTATCGTGTTGAGAAAGCAACCAAATCAATTTTAGGTTCGATGACTTCTGGTGAGTTTTTGGTAAATACTTTTGAAGGAACAGGCACTATCTTGCTTGCTCCTATACCTTACTGGCAAGTGAAGTTGCTTCGTGAAATTACAGCAGCAATCCCTAAAACTTCAGGTTGATAATAAGCAGACTAATTTATTTAGAAGGCAGCTATGCAGAAGGCACTCACGCTTAAAAGCGTTGGTTTGAAACAAGGAGCATGAGCGCTGTTTTCTTGGGAGCATCCTAATTTGGAAAAAACACGCTTGCGATTGAAATCACAGCTATACAATCCCTCGTCCGCAAGACAAGGACTTAATATTGAAGTCCACGTAGGTGGACTTTGTTTGTATAGCAAGAGAATTCTATTCTGAGGGTTTTTGCCAAAACGGGATGCTCCCGTTTTCTTTCCTGTTGTTCATTTACTAGAGCAGACTATGTTTCGTTGACCAAACTGAAAGAATTCGGATTTTTGAAATGGCTGAATTGTTACTTTAGTCAGACCAGTAAACAAAATTTGTGAGTCAAAGTTAACTTAAAGCAAATTGGTACAATATGACAAAGTTAACGATAGGAATTAGCATTAACAGGATTAACCAAGGATTCTTGCCAAGCTTCTTCACAATATTTACAAAGGCAATCAGCAGAAAAATTATCGCTACAAAATTCACAAAAGGAATAAACAGTCCAATAATCCAGTAAGGTGACTGATCCCCTGCTTTGTACATGATCCAATATTGGAGAATAGGAACCCAGGCAAACCAAGCGTTCTGCTCTCCTAATTTTTCGTAAATTTTA
This genomic interval from Scytonema hofmannii PCC 7110 contains the following:
- a CDS encoding AIM24 family protein; the encoded protein is MATFEVIEKEGLRLVKVILQNETVRTESGALYYMRGNITMQSKTPSAGGFLKSLATGENIFRPTYTGTGELYLEPSLSGFHIMELNGTEWILDSGAYWASDGNVEVGVERNKLLSGLIGGEGLFQTKVKGRGQVVMMAQGPVEVVQLQNDRLVVDGNFAIARTNTLNYRVEKATKSILGSMTSGEFLVNTFEGTGTILLAPIPYWQVKLLREITAAIPKTSG
- the ureG gene encoding urease accessory protein UreG produces the protein MNAFRVGVAGPVGSGKTALVDALCKAMRDRYQIAVVTNDIYTQEDAQFLVRSQALASDRILGVETGGCPHTAIREDASMNLAAIEQLEMQFLNLDLVFLESGGDNLAATFSPELVDLTIYVIDVAAGDKIPRKGGPGITKSDLLVINKIDLAPYVGADLSVMERDAKKMRGGKPFVFTNLKTQEGLAEIIQFVDINIG
- a CDS encoding RNaseH domain-containing protein; translated protein: MNNSDLLGPLDKAGLTPKDGKDFDKQMRKQHESKRDLWRQFLQQHITSLSHQETDPYCFAIIEIGQTKKKEFLPQQNIKGAVREACVLEKINSQMIQTVKPKTTEKEDDQENTEPTYSKQTKGRVMNAVLDATLRQVGALYGLPSEVYASANVPEITAQELDVVAFCRRKINRYPRDIHYALAVRLRATGEVDTLLPGASDWTSYTQAGIAVGKLFSDARRDRIEENKKCVQSRIRLKGIELVQFVADVLTQHLERPTIVLIEAEGWRNERGEDNDSKNWFQLKNEYLLAQRDVLNFHHVPGHNCEYTRDNNQLINLLSVVRLRTGNETPQYITNRKTWDEDALSRDFKHLSGFLDKTVPELLHYFSVGGLPNTQKGQDSKTSRELYMLDSQDDEYGANIAFKHQQMMEIVPFFVRPDFQAEEYLKVLCRVPHYMRISPAWSMGNILYPYPMHLGKQLIDDCLCILGLDD
- a CDS encoding DUF5684 domain-containing protein; this encodes MLFAIYDWSLVYFLAQSNQSSSADAGGAFGGLLGLIFGLAAYVFTSYCFYKIYEKLGEQNAWFAWVPILQYWIMYKAGDQSPYWIIGLFIPFVNFVAIIFLLIAFVNIVKKLGKNPWLILLMLIPIVNFVILYQFALS